One region of Sus scrofa isolate TJ Tabasco breed Duroc chromosome 3, Sscrofa11.1, whole genome shotgun sequence genomic DNA includes:
- the CHCHD5 gene encoding coiled-coil-helix-coiled-coil-helix domain-containing protein 5 codes for MQAALEVTARYCSRELEQYGQCVAAKPESWQRDCHHLKMSISQCTSSHPIIRQIRQACAEPFEAFEECLRQNEAAVSNCAEHVRRFLQCAEQVQPTHSPSTTQAQPFPAS; via the exons GCAAGCGGCCCTGGAGGTCACTGCCCGCTACTGCAGCCGAGAGCTGGAGCAGTATGGCCAGTGTGTGGCAGCCAAGCCTGAGTCATGGCAACGGGACTGTCATCACCTTAAGATGAGCATCTCTCAGTGCACGTCCTCCCA CCCAATCATCCGTCAGATCCGCCAGGCCTGTGCAGAGCCTTTTGAGGCCTTTGAGGAGTGTCTCCGGCAGAATGAGGCAGCCGTGAGCAACTGCGCAGAGCATGTACGCCGCTTCTTGCAGTGTGCTGAACAGGTGCAGCCGACACACTCGCCCTCAACCACGCAG